A window of the Sulfurovum riftiae genome harbors these coding sequences:
- a CDS encoding DUF86 domain-containing protein translates to MFDVNTQKDLISTLENILLSIQLIQDRFSSIKSSDDFFDTKTGLEHLDSISMRLIAIGEGFKNIDKLTSHQLLEQYNEIEWRGIKGIRDKLSHHYFDIDSEVIFDICDTKLEELLTVTNKILSDIKIES, encoded by the coding sequence ATGTTTGATGTAAATACCCAGAAAGATCTCATTTCAACCCTTGAAAATATTCTTCTGTCCATTCAATTGATCCAAGATAGGTTTTCTTCCATTAAAAGCAGTGATGATTTTTTCGATACTAAAACAGGATTGGAGCATTTAGATTCTATATCTATGAGGCTTATCGCTATAGGTGAAGGTTTTAAAAATATTGACAAACTGACATCCCATCAGCTTTTAGAACAATACAATGAAATTGAATGGAGGGGAATTAAAGGGATCAGAGATAAACTATCTCACCACTATTTCGATATCGACAGTGAAGTTATTTTTGACATATGTGATACAAAACTGGAAGAATTATTGACTGTAACAAATAAAATATTGAGTGACATCAAGATAGAGTCTTGA